CTTCCCGCACCGGGCCGGTGACGAACCCCAGGTCGGTGGCGACCGCCACCCGGGCGCCCCCATGCTCCAGCACGAAGCCCACGGGATCGATGGCGTCGTGTTCGACCGGAAAGGGGGAAACGTCGATGTCCCCGATCGACCAGGTGTCGTGTTTCTCGAAGGTGCGCACGGCCGGCAGGGAGGGCACGCGCTCGAGGATGAAATCCCGGATTTCCGCGTTGACGTAGACGGGCCCCCGCCAGGTCCGGGAAAAGGCTTTCAGCCCGCGGACGTGGTCGGTGTGCTCGTGGCCGATCAGGATGGCGTCCAGGCGCTCCGGACCCAGCCCCTGCTCGTCCAGGAGCCGGGAGAGGGCGGAGGCGCTCAGGCCGGCGTCGACGAGAACGGCCGTGGTCTCGGTCCTCACCAAGGTGGCGTTCCCCGTGCTCCCGCTCGACAGTACGCAGATCCTGATCATTTTCTTCCCCGTTCCGGCGCGATTCTA
The nucleotide sequence above comes from bacterium. Encoded proteins:
- a CDS encoding MBL fold metallo-hydrolase; amino-acid sequence: MIRICVLSSGSTGNATLVRTETTAVLVDAGLSASALSRLLDEQGLGPERLDAILIGHEHTDHVRGLKAFSRTWRGPVYVNAEIRDFILERVPSLPAVRTFEKHDTWSIGDIDVSPFPVEHDAIDPVGFVLEHGGARVAVATDLGFVTGPVREAFRGAHAAVIEANYDHEMLMSGRRPWSLKQRIKGTRGHLANEDTAEFIAEVCAETLVDVFLAHISRDCNRPDIALGAVKDRLRRGGKEHIRIHLTYPDRPSPEVSVGAPPPAAPGAGRQLELDWPEPSRLP